One genomic segment of Sminthopsis crassicaudata isolate SCR6 chromosome 2, ASM4859323v1, whole genome shotgun sequence includes these proteins:
- the DET1 gene encoding DET1 homolog isoform X2 yields the protein MMDHDVPTIKPRRIQNQNVIHRLERRRISSGKAGTHWHQVRVFHQNVFPNYTVVNVEKPPCFLRKFSPDGRFFIAFSSDQTSLEIYEYQGCQAAEDLLQGYEGEILANGNDQRSVNIRGRLFERFFVLLHITNVAANGEHLNRECSLFTDDCRCVIVGSAAYLPEEPHPPFYEVYRNSESVTPNPRSPLEDYSLHIIDLHTGRLCDTRTFKCDKVILSHNQGLYLYKNILAILSVQQQTIHVFQVTPEGTFIDVRTIGRFCYEDDLLTLSAVYPEVQRDSQTGMANPYKEPFINSLKHRLLVYLWRRAEQDGSAMAKRRFFQYFDQLRQLRMWKMQLLDENHLFIKYTSEDVVTLRVTDPSQPSFFVVYNMVTTEVIAVFENTSDELLELFENFCDLFRNATLHSEAVQFPCSASSNNFARQIQRRFKDTIVNAKYGGHTEAVRRLLGQLPISAQSYSGSPYLDLSLFSYDDKWVSVMERPKTCGDHPIRYKELCHTYHYHKTLRNLFLQKEPKVVGNLNTFFFFLSFFSSIQVLCPGFWSAQV from the exons ATGATGGATCATGATGTTCCAACAATCAAACCTCGAAGAATCCAGAACCAAAATGTTATCCATCGCTTGGAGCGTCGGCGCATCAGTTCAGGCAAGGCTGGTACCCATTGGCATCAGGTTCGAGTTTTCCACCAGAATGTCTTCCCCAACTATACTGTGGTTAATGTGGAAAAGCCACCTTGCTTCCTGCGAAAATTTTCACCTGATGGACGCTTCTTTATTGCCTTTTCTTCAGACCAGACATCACTGGAGATTTATGAATACCAGGGCTGCCAAGCAGCAGAGGACCTACTACAGGGTTATGAGGGTGAAATTTTGGCCAATGGCAATGACCAGAGGTCAGTCAACATCCGAGGCCGACTTTTTGAACGCTTCTTTGTTTTGCTGCATATCACCAATGTAGCTGCTAATGGTGAACATCTAAATCGTGAGTGTAGCCTCTTCACAGATGACTGCCGTTGTGTCATTGTAGGTTCAGCAGCCTACCTCCCTGAAGAACCTCACCCTCCTTTTTATGAAGTATATCGCAACAGTGAGTCAGTGACACCAAATCCCCGCTCCCCTTTGGAGGATTATTCCCTTCACATCATTGATCTTCATACTGGCAGGTTGTGTGATACCCGCACATTCAAATGTGATAAAGTGATCTTGTCCCATAATCAAGGGCTATACTTATATAAGAACATACTAGCCATTCTTTCAGTGCAGCAGCAGACTATTCATGTCTTCCAGGTCACTCCTGAGGGCACCTTTATTGATGTGCGTACCATTGGTCGATTCTGCTATGAGGATGACTTGCTTACCCTATCAGCTGTCTACCCTGAGGTACAGCGAGACAGCCAAACAGGCATGGCCAATCCCTATAAGGAGCCCTTCATTAATTCCCTAAAACACCGACTGTTGGTATACTTGTGGCGCCGGGCGGAGCAGGATGGTAGTGCCATGGCCAAGAGGCGCTTCTTCCAGTATTTTGACCAGCTACGTCAGTTACGCATGTGGAAGATGCAGCTTCTAGATGAAAATCACCTCTTTATTAAGTACACTAGTGAAGATGTAGTGACACTACGGGTCACGGACCCATCACAG ccttCCTTCTTTGTTGTGTATAACATGGTGACGACAGAGGTGATAGCAGTGTTTGAGAACACCTCAGATGAGTTGCTGGAGCTCTTTGAGAATTTCTGTGACCTCTTCCGCAATGCTACCCTTCACAGTGAAGCTGTTCAGTTTCCCTGTTCAGCTTCTAGCAACAACTTTGCAAGGCAGATCCAGCGCCG GTTTAAAGACACTATTGTTAACGCAAAATATGGAGGACATACAGAGGCAGTACGGCGGCTGCTTGGTCAGCTCCCCATCAGCGCCCAGTCATACAGTGGCAGTCCCTACCTCGATTTGTCTCTCTTCAGCTATGATGATAAGTGGGTGTCAGTCATGGAGCGGCCCAAGACTTGTGGAGATCACCCGATCAGGTACAAAGAATTGTGTCATACCTATCACTACCACAAAACATTAAGAAA CCTCTTCTTGCAGAAGGAACCTAAAGTGGTAGggaatttaaatactttttttttttttctctcctttttctcttccattcagGTTCTATGCCCGGGATTCTGGTCTGCTCAAGTTTGA
- the DET1 gene encoding DET1 homolog isoform X1 yields MMDHDVPTIKPRRIQNQNVIHRLERRRISSGKAGTHWHQVRVFHQNVFPNYTVVNVEKPPCFLRKFSPDGRFFIAFSSDQTSLEIYEYQGCQAAEDLLQGYEGEILANGNDQRSVNIRGRLFERFFVLLHITNVAANGEHLNRECSLFTDDCRCVIVGSAAYLPEEPHPPFYEVYRNSESVTPNPRSPLEDYSLHIIDLHTGRLCDTRTFKCDKVILSHNQGLYLYKNILAILSVQQQTIHVFQVTPEGTFIDVRTIGRFCYEDDLLTLSAVYPEVQRDSQTGMANPYKEPFINSLKHRLLVYLWRRAEQDGSAMAKRRFFQYFDQLRQLRMWKMQLLDENHLFIKYTSEDVVTLRVTDPSQPSFFVVYNMVTTEVIAVFENTSDELLELFENFCDLFRNATLHSEAVQFPCSASSNNFARQIQRRFKDTIVNAKYGGHTEAVRRLLGQLPISAQSYSGSPYLDLSLFSYDDKWVSVMERPKTCGDHPIRFYARDSGLLKFEIQAGLLGRPINHTVRRLVAFTFHPFEPFAISVQRTNAEYVVNFHMRHSCT; encoded by the exons ATGATGGATCATGATGTTCCAACAATCAAACCTCGAAGAATCCAGAACCAAAATGTTATCCATCGCTTGGAGCGTCGGCGCATCAGTTCAGGCAAGGCTGGTACCCATTGGCATCAGGTTCGAGTTTTCCACCAGAATGTCTTCCCCAACTATACTGTGGTTAATGTGGAAAAGCCACCTTGCTTCCTGCGAAAATTTTCACCTGATGGACGCTTCTTTATTGCCTTTTCTTCAGACCAGACATCACTGGAGATTTATGAATACCAGGGCTGCCAAGCAGCAGAGGACCTACTACAGGGTTATGAGGGTGAAATTTTGGCCAATGGCAATGACCAGAGGTCAGTCAACATCCGAGGCCGACTTTTTGAACGCTTCTTTGTTTTGCTGCATATCACCAATGTAGCTGCTAATGGTGAACATCTAAATCGTGAGTGTAGCCTCTTCACAGATGACTGCCGTTGTGTCATTGTAGGTTCAGCAGCCTACCTCCCTGAAGAACCTCACCCTCCTTTTTATGAAGTATATCGCAACAGTGAGTCAGTGACACCAAATCCCCGCTCCCCTTTGGAGGATTATTCCCTTCACATCATTGATCTTCATACTGGCAGGTTGTGTGATACCCGCACATTCAAATGTGATAAAGTGATCTTGTCCCATAATCAAGGGCTATACTTATATAAGAACATACTAGCCATTCTTTCAGTGCAGCAGCAGACTATTCATGTCTTCCAGGTCACTCCTGAGGGCACCTTTATTGATGTGCGTACCATTGGTCGATTCTGCTATGAGGATGACTTGCTTACCCTATCAGCTGTCTACCCTGAGGTACAGCGAGACAGCCAAACAGGCATGGCCAATCCCTATAAGGAGCCCTTCATTAATTCCCTAAAACACCGACTGTTGGTATACTTGTGGCGCCGGGCGGAGCAGGATGGTAGTGCCATGGCCAAGAGGCGCTTCTTCCAGTATTTTGACCAGCTACGTCAGTTACGCATGTGGAAGATGCAGCTTCTAGATGAAAATCACCTCTTTATTAAGTACACTAGTGAAGATGTAGTGACACTACGGGTCACGGACCCATCACAG ccttCCTTCTTTGTTGTGTATAACATGGTGACGACAGAGGTGATAGCAGTGTTTGAGAACACCTCAGATGAGTTGCTGGAGCTCTTTGAGAATTTCTGTGACCTCTTCCGCAATGCTACCCTTCACAGTGAAGCTGTTCAGTTTCCCTGTTCAGCTTCTAGCAACAACTTTGCAAGGCAGATCCAGCGCCG GTTTAAAGACACTATTGTTAACGCAAAATATGGAGGACATACAGAGGCAGTACGGCGGCTGCTTGGTCAGCTCCCCATCAGCGCCCAGTCATACAGTGGCAGTCCCTACCTCGATTTGTCTCTCTTCAGCTATGATGATAAGTGGGTGTCAGTCATGGAGCGGCCCAAGACTTGTGGAGATCACCCGATCAG GTTCTATGCCCGGGATTCTGGTCTGCTCAAGTTTGAGATCCAGGCAGGCCTGCTGGGTCGCCCCATCAATCACACAGTCAGACGCCTGGTCGCCTTTACCTTCCACCCTTTTGAGCCTTTTGCCATTTCAGTACAAAGGACTAATGCTGAATATGTTGTCAACTTCCACATGCGACACAGCTGCACATAG